A single Salvelinus sp. IW2-2015 unplaced genomic scaffold, ASM291031v2 Un_scaffold6990, whole genome shotgun sequence DNA region contains:
- the LOC112079135 gene encoding aminoacyl tRNA synthase complex-interacting multifunctional protein 1 — protein MTELSFSPSIPGLSALGKLDPKESEMIMEYFTTQVLLLKDKELLQKTVREEKKLLVENAKLKKDISDLKILLTEKQQKKKAKAAAASKLTAPGSTAALSAPGTNPKPGPGRERDGRRRRERERVRRRERTKSESALEEEPRMDVSRLDLRIGRIVGVRYHPLAGALYVQEVDLGEPAPRTVVSALRHIPKEQVG, from the exons ATGACTGAGCTTTCTTTCTCCCCCAGTATACCAGGTCTGTCAGCTCTGGGGAAGCTGGACCCCAAGGAGAGTGAAATGATCATGGAGTATTTCACAACACAGGTGCTGCTACTGAAGGATAAGGAAC TCTTGCAGAAAAcggtgagagaagagaagaaactgTTGGTTGAGAACGCTAAGCTGAAGAAAGACATCTCTGACCTGAAGATTCTACTGACTGAGAAACAACAGAAGAAGAaag CCAAAGCAGCAGCCGCCTCCAAACTTACTGCCCCGGGGTCCACAGCTGCCCTGTCTGCCCCCGGCACCAACCCCAAACCTGGCCCCGGCAGGgaaagagatgggaggaggaggagagagagagaaagggtga ggaggagggagagaacaaaATCTGAGTCTGCGTTAGAGGAGGAGCCTCGCATGGACGTGTCTCGCCTCGACCTGCGGATTGGTCGGATCGTTGGCGTCCGCTACCACCCATTGGCTGGGGCCCTTTATGTCCAGGAAGTGGATCTGGGAGAGCCCGCCCCCCGCACGG